The Ptychodera flava strain L36383 chromosome 3, AS_Pfla_20210202, whole genome shotgun sequence region ttgatgactttttcattattttcattttatacatCAATTGCAACTTATTATTCTACTCCTCAAAGAATGTTGAACCACCCACTATTTCGCTTGTCAACTTAGTGTCTttgtgtgtaaactgcattttcattgtttacatttgaattctagtccggaccagaagtcccTTTTCAACGATaaaaatgcagtttacacacatATTGGCTAATTTGACAAGCTAGATACTGTGTGTATCAACATTCTtctgggagtagaacaaggaattatggttcacattcaaaataaatatggtgaaaatattatcaaaagtcagCATTCCTGGCCCTTTATGTAGATTTCATTTATATAACCTGtcagtctatctatctatatctatctatctatctatctatctatctctctatctatctatctgtctacaTATATGTATTGTCCATCTTTTTCAATtaagaatttttgacaaatctataatttcatttatgttttctatctatttatctatctatcgatctatcaaATTATTAACTATTTGTTTATCTATGTACCTATCAGTACCtacctatttatctatctatctttctccttatctgtctgtctttgctTTTTATTGTAAATGCTCCTACTTCAGAGACACATGTTAATCTTTACAATACGTCCTCATTGCTTCTGGCGTCATTGGCATCTACCTTATATGTAATTGTGCCATTTAATTTCATGATAGAGTTGAACAGCTGTCGTTGTGTGTATGATAGCGTACGTGACAAGCATGGAGAGCAAAACATCGACAAACTGAAATGACTTTCGtctgtttgataattgatgctGACTTCTGTCAGTCTGTAAAATTTTCGACAGCCTTGGCTCAGCTGTCAAGACATAAATTAAAAACCTAACGCTGATTCTTCATATTGTATCTCGCAGTCATCGAACTCAAGGTGCTTAAAAAAAACTTGCTATCTTGACATACTACATGAAAGCTCTTCAGTACCAGCAATGAGAAGTATTCCAGAATTTTTTTCGAATTTGAAAGAAGTATTTACTGTATTTAGGGAAGTGTGAATGTGCCTACATGTGTCTGTTGTCTGTCTTTTAAGTGGTTTTTGTTGAAGATCAGAGAATCATTACACATTATGAGGCTGTCTAACGTTGCATGAGCTACTGTTTCAGTTCATTttagatgtaatttttttttcttgtttgtccCTTTTCTTTCTCTCTGCTATGAAGGACTATTCAATTTGACATTGAACATCATGGGTAACCATGGTAACAACAACGCCCACAGGaatcaccatcaccaccaccaccaccatcgtCGACACCACACCATTCAAACCAACTCCGACGCGCTCCTACAAGTCCAAGCACAGCTCCTGCGACGCACCATCCCAGTTCCCGTTCCGGTGGGCGACTTTGCCAACTTcatcaacacaaacaacaacaacgagaACAGGAACGACATGTTCGTCCAGACGGGGAAGTATTTTCAGATGCAGCCCGGAGAGGGCGTACCGTTTCTCATGCATGGCCTCTCAAACCTGCCGCCGTTCAGCAAGGGAGACTCGAACTTGGAGCTAAACCGAGAGCCAACCACACTGAAGTATGCGCGTTCGTTCAGTTTGATGACCGCCAAGGAACTCCCCGATGTAGTGCAGGAAATTCGAAGGACGCTCGATACCAGGGGGCCTTCTCTCACGTACCAGAACTCGGAAAATATGTTCTCCTTGGAAAACCGCGGTGTCAGAATGGAGCTTGAAGTCTGTCAAGTTCCAGGCATGCCCGTCAATGGAGTACGTTTACGCAAAATTGCAGGTGACGCATGGCAGTATAGGAAGCTCTGTAACGAACTCCTCGCTGGAATGAACCTTTGAAACTAGTACGAAAATCTGTTATTTATTCTTCAAGTGGCCCCCCCTGTTACGTAATGGTATGATCCATTCGCAAGTGAATTGGTCGCAGCTGTTGCTAGTGTTTGGGATGGAAACTGTGTTCGGCTCTACAGTACTATCACATTGAGTTGATTTTTTAACGGGACGGGCAGGCAGTTATACTCATCTGTGTTATCCgtatttttaggtttttttctAAGTTTTCATCGCTGAaatttttgtaagttttgacAGTTGCGGAAAGACAGCATTGTTTCTATTTTGTTTAAAGTGTAAAATTGTGTGGAGATTAAAGAACAATTAACGCCCGCTGCTTGAAGAGTTTAAGTGGCAGCATTGAACGCCGCGACTTTTGAACGGTGGTCGTTTGCTGTGCGTCCGCCTTTATTACCTTGAGGCACTGTGGTT contains the following coding sequences:
- the LOC139129955 gene encoding probable serine/threonine-protein kinase MARK-A, with amino-acid sequence MDGNFENPNQGLFNLTLNIMGNHGNNNAHRNHHHHHHHHRRHHTIQTNSDALLQVQAQLLRRTIPVPVPVGDFANFINTNNNNENRNDMFVQTGKYFQMQPGEGVPFLMHGLSNLPPFSKGDSNLELNREPTTLKYARSFSLMTAKELPDVVQEIRRTLDTRGPSLTYQNSENMFSLENRGVRMELEVCQVPGMPVNGVRLRKIAGDAWQYRKLCNELLAGMNL